The Oryzias latipes chromosome 16, ASM223467v1 genome includes a region encoding these proteins:
- the LOC101160019 gene encoding myosin-10 isoform X3 → MSRPTGGSVNDVTRFLSSGGGPGSPTSGSSMFSGASQADWAAKRLVWVPSEKHGFESASIREERGDEVEVELTDSQRKLTLSREEVQRMNPPRFSKVEDMADLTCLNEASVLHNLRERYYSGLIYTYSGLFCVVVNPYKNLTIYTESIVEMYRGKKRHEMPPHIYAISEAAYRSMLQDREDQSILCTGESGAGKTENTKKVIQYLAHVASSHKSGSLGRNKEAVQMDGCRSLTRGGTLVKRLSFQYGELERQLLQANPILEAFGNAKTVKNDNSSRFGKFIRINFDVAGYIVGANIETYLLEKSRAIRQAKDERTFHIFYQMLCGATEETRAELLLGNADEYRFLTGGSIPVPGQSDSENFTQTMDSMAIMGFTAEESISMLKVISAVLQFGNISFNKEKNHDQASMPDNTAAQKLCHLLGINVLEFTRAILTPRIKVGREYVQKAQTKEQADFAIEALAKATYERLFRWLVHRINRALDRRQRQGASFIGILDIAGFEIFQLNSFEQLCINYTNEKLQQLFNHTMFILEQEEYQREGIDWNFIDFGLDLQPCIDLIERPTHPPGVLALLDEECWFPRATDRTFVEKLSAEQGSHPKFFRSKQPRGEADFSIIHYAGKVDYKAVDWLVKNMDPLNDNVASLLHQSSDHFVSELWKEDIQTLPRVYFFDSYASLQTNGSDMDRIVGLDQVSSGESSGPVTFGAAGLKTKKGMFRTVGQLYKESLTKLMATLRNTNPNFLRCIIPNHEKRAGKLAPHLVLDQLRCNGVLEGIRICRQGFPNRIPFQEFRQRYEILTPNAIPRTFMDGKQASELMISALELDHNLFRVGQSKVFFRAGVLGHLEEERDLKITDTIIRFQSAARGFLARKAFFKKQQQLSALRVMQRNCHAYLKLRNWQWWRLFTKVKPLLQVTRQDEEIQVREAELQKAKDKLTRAEQDYSELDKKHAQLLEEKAVLADQLQAEAELFAEAEELRARLASRKQELEEVLSELESRLEEEEERGVQLANEKKRMQQNIQDLEEQLEEEETARQRLLLEKVTLETKVKSLDTDLLTAVEQRDRLSKEKKMLEEHLSEVSDQLTEEEEKTKSLTKLKNKQEAVIADLEERLKREEQGRLEQEKWKRRMESESLEAQEQLSELGMLSAELRGTLAQKEKEITTLQGRLEEEGARRAEAQRALREALSQVSELKEEVENERGMRERAEKQKRDLGEELEALRTELEDTLDTTAAQQELRSRREAELGELQRCVEEETRRHEVQVSELKVKHSTALDNLQEQLDNSKRARQSLEKAKAMLEEERNNLTSEIKSLQAGRTESERARKRAESQVQELSARLAQADRDREDREERIHKLQTEIESLSGNLSSSDSKSLRLAKEVSNLESQLHDAKELLQDETRQKMALASRARALEDEKNGLMEKLEEDEERAKEMTRQIQTLSQQLAELRKQSEEVNTAVEAGEETRRKLQRELDSAIQKERQREEEKERVERQRERLREEIEDMTIALQRERQNCIALEKRQKKFDQCLSEEKAVSARLAEERDKAEADSREKETRCLALSRSLQEVQDQRDDLERVNKQLRLEMEQLVNQQDDVGKNVHELERTRRALEAEAQNLRVQTQELEEELAEAENSRLRLEVTLQALKAQFEREISTSEEKGEEKRRALSKQVKELEIQLEEERTQRSQAVLSKKQLEAELQEAEAHVEASSRSKDEAMKQLRRLQGQMKEVLRELDDSKLAREEVVAQSKDSEKKIQTLEADMLHLTEELSVSERQRRQAQQERDDLADEMVNSSSGKNALFEEKRRLEARVSQLEEELEEEQSNYELLSERQRKTALQVETLTVQLQGERTLTQKAESARELLERQNKELKTRLGELEGAVRGKHKLSVAALEAKIESMEEQLEQERQERAIATKIVRKTEKKLKEVMMQAEDERRHADQYREQLDKSMVRLKQLKRQLEEVEEEHSRSNAQKRKLQRELEELTDSSQIMTREITSLRTQLRRTPLPIGIRGRRALVDDLSLENSDSEEPPASPTPSSGLPQTPTPSSEQSLEALPPFSVNNTE, encoded by the exons ATGTCCCGGCCAACAGGGGGCAGTGTCAATGACGTCACCCGCTTCCTGTCGTCAGGCGGGGGGCCGGGGTCCCCTACCTCCGGCTCGTCGATGTTCTCCGGTGCCAGCCAGGCCGACTGGGCTGCCAAGAGGCTGGTGTGGGTGCCCTCGGAGAAACATGGCTTTGAG TCGGCCAGCATTCGGGAAGAACGCGGCGATGAGGTGGAGGTGGAGCTCACCGACAGCCAGCGCAAGCTGACCCTTTCCCGGGAGGAGGTGCAGCGGATGAACCCGCCACGCTTCAGCAAAGTGGAGGACATGGCCGACCTCACCTGCCTCAACGAGGCCTCGGTGCTGCACAACCTTAGGGAGAGATACTACTCCGGCCTCATCTAC ACATATTCCGGACTCTTCTGTGTGGTGGTGAACCCTTACAAGAACTTGACGATCTACACGGAGTCCATCGTGGAGATGTACCGTGGCAAGAAACGCCACGAAATGCCGCCGCACATTTACGCCATATCAGAGGCGGCCTATCGGAGTATGCTGCAAG ACAGAGAAGATCAGTCCATCCTCTGCAC gggCGAGTCAGGAGctgggaaaacagaaaacaccaaGAAAGTCATCCAGTATTTGGCTCACGTCGCCTCCTCCCATAAAAGTGGCTCTTTGGGTCGAAATAAGGAAGCTGTGCAG ATGGATGGCTGTAGGTCCTTAACAAGGGGCGGCACTTTAGTGAAGAGG CTGAGCTTCCAATAT GGCGAGCTGGAGAGACAGCTGCTGCAGGCAAACCCCATCTTGGAGGCCTTTGGAAACGCAAAGACTGTAAAAAATGACAACTCCTCTAGATTT GGTAAATTTATTCGCATCAATTTTGATGTGGCGGGATACATCGTCGGTGCCAACATTGAGACCT ACCTCCTTGAAAAGTCCCGGGCCATCCGTCAGGCCAAGGACGAGAGAacgtttcacattttttatcagATGTTATGTGGAGCTACAGAAGAAACAAGAG CGGAATTGCTTCTCGGAAACGCTGATGAATACCGTTTCCTCACTGGAGGCTCCATCCCTGTTCCGGGTCAAAGCGATTCAGAGAATTTCACGCAGACCATGGACTCCATGGCTATCATGGGCTTCACCGCAGAAGAGTCGATCT CCATGCTGAAGGTGATCTCCGCCGTGCTCCAATTTGGAAACATATCCTTCAATAAGGAGAAGAACCACGACCAGGCGTCCATGCCCGATAACACAGCTGCTCAGAAACTGTGCCACCTGCTGGGCATCAACGTGCTGGAGTTCACCCGTGCCATTCTAACACCCAGGATCAAAGTGGGCCGAGAGTATGTGCAGAAGGCCCAGACCAAAGAACAA GCGGACTTTGCCATTGAGGCCTTGGCAAAGGCGACGTATGAGCGTCTCTTCAGGTGGCTGGTTCACAGGATCAACAGAGCCCTGGACCGCAGACAGAGACAGGGAGCCTCCTTCATCGGCATCCTTGATATTGCTGGATTTGAGATCTTCCAG CTAAACTCCTTTGAGCAGCTATGCATCAACTACACCAacgagaagctgcagcagctcttCAACCACACCATGTTCATTCTGGAGCAGGAGGAGTATCAGAGGGAAGGCATTGACTGGAACTTCATTGACTTCGGCCTGGACCTTCAGCCCTGCATCGACCTCATCGAGAGACCC ACTCACCCTCCTGGTGTTCTGGCCCTTCTGGATGAAGAGTGCTGGTTCCCTCGGGCCACAGACCGCACATTTGTGGAGAAGCTGAGTGCGGAGCAAGGCAGCCATCCCAAGTTCTTCAGATCAAAGCAGCCACGTGGAGAAGCAGATTTCTCCATTATTCACTATGCTGGAAAG GTGGACTATAAGGCAGTTGATTGGCTGGTAAAGAACATGGATCCCCTGAACGACAATGTGGCGTCTCTTCTTCACCAGTCATCAGATCATTTTGTGTCAGAGCTGTGGAAGGAGG ATATTCAGACTCTCCCTCGTGTGTACTTCTTTGACTCGTATGCTTCACTGCAGACTAATGGCTCAGACA TGGACAGGATTGTGGGTTTGGACCAGGTGTCGTCAGGGGAAAGCAGTGGGCCAGTCACTTTTGGAGCTGCCGGGTTGAAGACAAAGAAGGGAATGTTTCGAACTGTCGGTCAACTCTACAAAGAGTCCCTCACCAAGCTGATGGCCACGCTCAGAAACACCAACCCCAACTTTCTGCGCTGCATTATTCCCAACCATGAGAAGAGG GCTGGTAAACTGGCACCGCATCTGGTTTTGGACCAGCTGAGGTGCAACGGCGTTTTGGAGGGGATTCGAATTTGCAGACAAGGTTTCCCCAATCGCATCCCTTTCCAGGAGTTCAGACAAAG GTATGAGATCCTGACTCCCAACGCAATTCCTCGCACTTTTATGGACGGGAAACAGGCATCAGAGCTCATG ATCAGTGCTTTGGAGCTGGATCACAATCTGTTCCGGGTGGGTCAGAGTAAAGTCTTCTTCAGAGCCGGAGTATTGGGTCACCTGGAAGAGGAGAGAGACCTGAAGATCACAGACACCATCATCCGCTTTCAGAGCGCTGCCAGAGGCTTCCTCGCACGCAA GGCTTTTTttaagaagcagcagcagctgagcgcACTGAGAGTGATGCAGAGGAACTGTCATGCTTACCTCAAGCTCAGAAACTGGCAGTGGTGGCGACTATTTACTAAG GTGAAGCCCTTACTGCAGGTGACAAGGCAGGATGAGGAGATCCAAGTCAGAGAAGCCGAGCTCCAGAAGGCCAAAGACAAACTCACCAGAGCGGAACAGGACTACAGTGAACTGGACAAGAAGCATGCTCAG CTGTTGGAGGAAAAGGCAGTCCTGGCAGACCAGCTGCAGGCAGAGGCAGAGCTGTTTGCAGAGGCAGAGGAGTTGAGGGCCAGGCTGGCCAGTCGTaagcaggagctggaggaggttCTGAGCGAGCTGGAGAGTcgtctggaggaggaggaggagcggggGGTTCAGCTGGCCAATGAGAAGAAAAGGATGCAGCAAAATATACAG gaCCTGGAAGAGCAACTTGAAGAGGAGGAAACTGCGAGACAGCGTCTTTTGCTGGAAAAAGTTACCTTGGAGACCAAAGTTAAGAGTCTGGATACAGACCTACTCACTGCTGTAGAGCAGAGAGACCGACTCAGCAAG gaaaagaaaatgcttgAGGAGCATCTGAGTGAAGTGAGCGACCAACTgacagaggaagaagaaaagacaaaaagtttgACCAAACTTAAGAACAAGCAGGAGGCGGTGATTGCAGACCTCGAAG AGCGTCTGAAGCGTGAGGAGCAGGGGAGGTTAGAACAGGAGAAGTGGAAGAGGCGGATGGAGAGCGAGTCTCTGGAAGCTCAGGAGCAGTTGTCAGAGCTGGGCATGCTGTCTGCTGAGCTGAGGGGGACTCTGGCTCAAAAGGAGAAGGAGATCACCACCCTCCAGGGCAG GTTGGAGGAAGAAGGCGCACGGCGTGCTGAAGCTCAGAGAGCTCTAAGGGAGGCGTTGTCCCAAGTGTCTGAGTTAAAGGAAGAAGTGGAAAACGAGCGAGGGATGAGGGAAAGGGCAGAGAAGCAAAAGCGAGACCTTGGGGAGGAGTTGGAAGCTCTAAGAACTGAGTTGGAGGACACTCTAGACACCACAGCTGCGCAGCAGGAGCTGAG GTCACGTCGAGAGGCAGAGTTAGGTGAGCTGCAGAGATGTGTTGAAGAGGAGACTCGACGGCACGAAGTCCAGGTTTCAGAACTCAAAGTCAAACACAGCACTGCCTTAGACAACCTGCAGGAGCAGCTGGACAACAGCAAGAGA GCACGCCAGTCGCTTGAAAAGGCCAAAGCCATGCTGGAGGAGGAGCGAAATAATTTGACCTCAGAGATTAAGAGTCTCCAAGCAGGCCGCACAGAGAGTGAGAGAGCCCGCAAGAGAGCTGAGAGTCAGGTGCAGGAGCTCAGCGCCCGCCTGGCCCAGGCCGACAGGGACCGGGAGGACAGAGAGGAGAGGATACACAAGCTGCAG ACTGAAATAGAATCTCTTTCTGGCAATTTGAGCTCCTCTGACAGCAAGTCGCTTCGGCTTGCCAAAGAAGTCAGCAACCTTGAGAGTCAGCTGCATGATGCAAAG GAGCTCCTGCAAGATGAAACTCGTCAGAAGATGGCGCTGGCCTCTAGAGCAAGGGCTCTGGAAGACGAGAAGAATGGATTGATGGAAAAactggaggaggatgaggagcgaGCCAAAGAGATGACCCGACAGATTCAGACTCTCAGTCAGCAG CTGGCTGAGCTCCGTAAGCAGTCGGAGGAGGTGAACACAGCGGTGGAGGCTGGTGAGGAGACGCGCAGGAAACTCCAGAGAGAGTTAGACAGTGCCATTCAGAAGGAGCgacagagggaggaggagaaggaaagaGTGGAAAGACAGCGGGAGCGGTTGAGGGAGGAAATAGAAGACATGACGATCGCTCTGCAGAGGGAACGACAGAACTGCATTGCTCttgaaaaaaggcaaaagaaattTGACCAG TGTCTGTCAGAAGAGAAGGCTGTGAGCGCCCGTCTTGCAGAGGAGAGGGACAAAGCAGAAGCTGACAGCAGAGAGAAAGAAACAAGATGTTTGGCCCTATCTCGATCCCTGCAG GAAGTCCAGGACCAGAGAGATGACTTGGAAAGGGTCAACAAGCAGCTCCGTCTGGAAATGGAACAACTTGTCAACCAGCAGGACGACGTGGGCAAAAAT gtccaTGAGCTCGAGCGGACCAGGAGGGCGTTAGAAGCAGAAGCTCAGAACCTACGAGTTCAGAcgcaggagctggaggaggagctagCAGAGGCAGAGAATTCCAGACTGAGGCTGGAGGTCACCCTGCAGGCCCTCAAGGCTCAATTTGAAAGAGAAATTAGCACCAGTGAGGAGAAAGgcgaggagaagaggagggccCTCAGCAAACAG GTTAAAGAGCTGGAGATCCAGTTGGAGGAGGAGAGGACTCAAAGGTCTCAGGCGGTGTTGTCCAAAAAGCAGCTGGAGGCCGAGCTGCAGGAAGCTGAGGCCCACGTTGAGGCTTCCAGCCGCAGCAAAGACGAAGCTATGAAGCAACTACGCAGACTGCAG GGCCAAATGAAAGAAGTTCTGCGTGAGCTAGATGACAGCAAGTTGGCTCGTGAGGAAGTCGTGGCACAATCGAAAGACAGCGAGAAGAAAATACAAACACTGGAAGCAGACATGTTGCATCTCACGGAG GAGCTGTCTGTGTCAGAGAGGCAGAGGAGACAGGCTCAGCAGGAGAGAGATGATTTGGCAGACGAGATGGTCAACAGCAGCTCGGGAAA GAATGCTTTGTTTGAAGAGAAGCGGAGGCTGGAGGCTCGCGTCAgtcagctggaggaggagctggaggaggagcagagtaATTACGAGCTGTTGTCGGAGAGACAAAGGAAGACTGCTCTGCAG GTGGAGACTCTGACTGTGCAGCTGCAAGGCGAGAGGACTCTGACCCAGAAGGCGGAGTCGGCCCGGGAGCTGCTGGAGAGGCAGAACAAGGAGCTGAAGACCCGACTGGGCGAGCTTGAAGGAGCAGTGAGAGGCAAACACAAGCTCAGTGTCGCCGCCCTGGAGGCTAAGATTGAATCaatggaggagcagctggaacAGGAGAGACA AGAACGAGCTATCGCCACCAAAATCGTGAGGAAGACtgagaaaaaactgaaagaagtGATGATGCAGGCTGAAGATGAGAGGAGACATGCAGACCAATACAGAGAGCAG CTGGATAAGTCTATGGTCCGCCTGAAGCAGCTGAAGCGGcagctggaggaggtggaggaggagcactCCCGCTCTAACGCTCAGAAGAGGAAGCTGCAGCGAGAGCTGGAGGAGCTCACAGACAGCAGCCAGATCATGACGCGGGAGATAACCTCCCTCCGTACCCAGCTCAG GCGTACGCCATTGCCCATTGGGATTCGTGGACGCAGGGCGCTGGTTGATGACCTTTCACTCGAGAACTCTGACTCAGAGGAGCCTCCTGCCTCCCCTACTCCCTCCTCAGGACTTCCACAGACACCAACTCCTTCATCGGAGCAGAGCCTGGAAGCTCTTCCACCCTTCAGCGTCAACAACACAGAGTGA